Proteins co-encoded in one Arachis stenosperma cultivar V10309 chromosome 7, arast.V10309.gnm1.PFL2, whole genome shotgun sequence genomic window:
- the LOC130940093 gene encoding uncharacterized protein LOC130940093 codes for MSLSDLKNSILEKLGVLGSKWVNKLFYKILMAVVSTGVQYETFAVKADEDIRVLFYCVRSFSEIRIHELFAKLEVGVDSSGASAPVPSPTAAGGASSSMPAVKPYLPPVQSPSFAADLDRTEVVGSVPLENAVVIEPPHVVGTGGGLVPYIEDFGGPDQVENAMRDDESDQEPVDIVGDSDDDTGGDPHAQHRPSCSNSHQYPPHFSTLNMDALEFQIGQSFQSKDEAVLSVKDYSIRRGVEYRVIESDHLKYQGKCKEFGKGCSWLIRVALLARKGTWEVRRYNGPHTCLTTSISSDHRQLDYHVICARILPMVRVDAAVTVKVLQQATEADYGFRPSYRKVWMAKQKAVAQIYGDWEESYVELPRWMLGV; via the exons ATGAGTTTGTCAGATTTGAAGAACAGCATCTTGGAGAAGCTTGGCGTGTTGGGTAGCAAGTGGGTGAATAAACTATTCTACAAGATTCTCATGGCGGTTGTCTCGACTGGTGTTCAGTATGAAACCTTTGCGGTTAAGGCTGATGAAGATATTAGGGTTTTGTTCTACTGTGTAAGGAGTTTTTCGGAGATCAGAATCCATGAGTTGTTCGCAAAGTTGGAGGTTGGTGTCGATAGTTCTGGGGCATCCGCTCCAGTTCCTAGCCCAACTGCCGCGGGTGGTGCATCTAGTTCGATGCCTGCGGTCAAACCGTATCTTCCGCCGGTTCAATCACCTTCGTTTGCGGCTGATTTAGACCGAACAGAGGTTGTTGGTTCTGTACCTTTGGAGAATGCAGTAGTCATTGAGCCTCCGCACGTTGTGGGCACCGGTGGTGGCCTGGTACCTTATATCGAAGACTTTGGTGGACCTGATCAAGTAGAGAATGCAATGCGTGACGATGAGTCTGACCAGGAGCCTGTTGATATCGTTGGTGACAGCGACGATGACACAGGTGGCGATCCACATGCGCAGCATCGGCCTTCATGTTCTAATTCTCATCAATACCCTCCACACTTCTCCAcactaaacatggatgctcttG AATTTCAGATTGGGCAATCATTCCAGAGTAAAGATGAAGCTGTGCTGAGTGTCAAGGACTATAGCATACGGCGAGGTGTTGAGTACAGAGTCATCGAATCAGATCATTTGAAGTATCAGGGAAAATGCAAGGAATTCGGCAAGGGTTGTAGTTGGTTGATTCGTGTAGCGCTTCTTGCACGAAAGGGCACTTGGGAGGTTAGGAGGTACAACGGGCCACACACATGCCTCACAACTTCTATTTCAAGTGATCACCGTCAGCTGGATTACCACGTTATCTGTGCGAGGATTCTTCCTATGGTTAGGGTAGATGCTGCGGTTACGGTAAAGGTACTTCAACAAGCGACAGAAGCCGATTACGGTTTCAGGCCTAGTTACAGGAAGGTTTGGATGGCTAAGCAGAAGGCAGTGGCACAAATATATGGAGATTGGGAAGAGTCTTACGTGGAGTTGCCACGTTGGATGCTAGGGGTCTAG